The following proteins are co-located in the Microvirga ossetica genome:
- a CDS encoding GNAT family N-acetyltransferase, giving the protein MLRIEPVTLSTDLLTLRPLSLAEVPALAKAAGDGELWEKKTTTVPRPEGFEAYVETALKLQAAGLALPFTTVVNEGDRVVGSTRFMNIDAANHRVEIGTTWIAKSWQRTFVNTHAKLLMLRHAFETLGCISVEIRTHARNDQSRAAIERLGAKLDGILRHHMIMPDGHIRDTATYSIIRDEWPAVKAGLERRMAAL; this is encoded by the coding sequence ATGCTGCGTATCGAGCCCGTGACCCTCTCGACGGATCTCCTGACGTTGAGGCCGTTGAGCCTTGCCGAGGTCCCGGCACTCGCAAAGGCGGCTGGCGACGGCGAGCTTTGGGAGAAGAAGACCACCACCGTGCCTCGGCCGGAGGGTTTCGAAGCCTATGTCGAGACGGCGCTCAAGCTTCAGGCCGCCGGCCTCGCACTTCCGTTCACAACCGTCGTGAACGAGGGCGACAGGGTCGTCGGCTCAACCCGGTTCATGAACATCGATGCCGCCAATCACCGGGTCGAGATCGGCACCACTTGGATCGCCAAGTCCTGGCAGCGGACTTTCGTCAACACCCATGCCAAGCTTCTCATGCTGCGGCATGCCTTCGAGACGCTGGGCTGCATCTCCGTGGAGATCCGCACTCATGCCCGCAACGACCAGTCCCGCGCCGCCATCGAGCGCCTCGGCGCCAAGCTCGACGGCATCCTGCGCCACCACATGATCATGCCCGACGGGCATATCCGCGACACGGCGACCTACAGCATCATCCGGGACGAATGGCCTGCTGTGAAGGCAGGATTGGAACGACGGATGGCGGCACTCTAG
- a CDS encoding GNAT family N-acetyltransferase, with the protein MSNTIRDNAAHRRFELERNGHIAFANYERRGSDLVIRHVEAAIPLRGTGAAGELMKGVAEIARSEGLKITPLCGYAWAWIKRHKEYRDLLN; encoded by the coding sequence ATGAGCAATACCATCCGCGACAACGCCGCCCATCGTCGGTTTGAACTGGAGAGAAACGGGCATATCGCCTTCGCCAATTACGAGCGGCGCGGATCCGATCTCGTGATCCGGCACGTAGAGGCAGCCATTCCGCTGCGCGGCACCGGCGCCGCCGGCGAGCTGATGAAGGGCGTTGCGGAGATTGCGCGCTCCGAGGGGCTCAAGATCACGCCGCTTTGCGGCTATGCCTGGGCCTGGATCAAGCGTCATAAGGAATACCGCGACCTTCTAAATTAG
- the ftsH gene encoding ATP-dependent zinc metalloprotease FtsH yields MAVSAAILGLLVAAAVFMGPRLLAEPVAEISYSDFTRELSDKKVQKVLIESGGLSVSMADRDVFVRMPNGLVSADYIERITAAGAQVDFKKPGFDAAHIAGILGPIILVLAVLAMLAIQTDFKPTSRWPRVVRSLPNRFDDVAGQDEAKAELQEVIAFLKDSEAFTRVGARIPRGLLMVGPPGTGKTLIAKALAGEAGVSFMAVSGSDFSAPLIGIAKGRVSKLFEQARKKAPCLIFIDEIDAIGRKRGGGGSAADREFEATLNQLLVEMDGFNTTAGVIVIGATNRVDVLDPALLRPGRFDRQVHIGLPDISGREAILNVHARNVKLAEGVSMTSIAKGTPGFSGADLGNLLNEAAIFAAREGVGEVNREHLEAARNKILMGLERRSLVISNEERRLVAVHEAGHALCACLLPASDKVHSATIIPHGQALGLVMRLPDHDRFCIPVEKLEADLIVAMGGRAAEEVVFGPKKVTTGAASDIAHATNIVTKMVTEWGMSPAIGMVRVSHSGESLPREVEQEIRRIIDEMYEAAKACVQDNRDALDALTEALLEHETIDGDEVREIVSRQQARLAA; encoded by the coding sequence GTGGCCGTTTCAGCTGCCATCCTTGGTCTGCTCGTCGCAGCGGCTGTGTTCATGGGGCCTCGCCTGCTGGCCGAGCCCGTTGCCGAAATTTCCTATTCGGATTTCACCCGCGAGCTTTCCGACAAGAAGGTTCAGAAGGTCCTGATCGAAAGCGGTGGCCTGTCCGTCTCGATGGCGGATCGGGATGTCTTCGTCCGGATGCCGAACGGACTGGTCAGTGCCGACTACATCGAGCGCATCACGGCCGCCGGCGCCCAAGTCGATTTCAAGAAGCCCGGCTTCGACGCCGCCCATATTGCCGGCATCCTGGGGCCGATCATCCTGGTTTTGGCTGTGCTGGCGATGCTGGCGATCCAGACCGATTTCAAGCCGACCTCGCGCTGGCCCCGGGTTGTGCGCAGCCTTCCGAACCGCTTCGACGATGTCGCCGGCCAGGACGAGGCCAAGGCGGAACTCCAGGAAGTGATCGCCTTCCTCAAGGATTCCGAGGCCTTCACGCGGGTCGGTGCACGCATCCCTCGCGGCCTGCTGATGGTCGGGCCGCCCGGAACGGGCAAGACTCTGATCGCCAAGGCGCTCGCCGGCGAAGCCGGCGTGTCCTTCATGGCGGTCTCGGGCAGCGACTTCTCCGCTCCGCTGATCGGCATCGCCAAGGGCCGCGTTTCCAAGCTTTTCGAACAAGCCCGAAAGAAGGCGCCCTGCCTCATCTTCATCGACGAGATCGACGCCATCGGCCGCAAGCGCGGGGGCGGGGGATCGGCGGCGGACCGGGAGTTCGAGGCGACCTTGAACCAGCTTCTGGTCGAGATGGACGGCTTCAACACCACCGCCGGCGTGATCGTCATCGGCGCGACGAACCGCGTCGACGTGCTCGACCCCGCGCTCCTGCGTCCGGGCCGCTTCGACCGTCAGGTCCACATCGGGCTTCCCGACATCTCCGGTCGCGAGGCGATCCTCAACGTGCATGCCCGCAACGTGAAGCTCGCCGAGGGCGTCAGCATGACTTCCATCGCCAAGGGCACGCCGGGGTTCTCCGGCGCCGATCTCGGCAACCTCCTGAACGAGGCCGCGATCTTCGCGGCACGGGAGGGCGTGGGCGAGGTCAATCGTGAGCATCTGGAGGCCGCCCGGAACAAGATCCTCATGGGTCTCGAACGGCGATCGCTGGTGATCAGCAACGAGGAGCGTCGGCTGGTCGCTGTCCATGAGGCGGGGCACGCTCTCTGCGCCTGCCTGCTGCCGGCTTCCGACAAGGTGCATAGCGCCACCATCATTCCGCACGGCCAGGCGCTCGGCCTCGTCATGCGCCTGCCCGATCACGACCGCTTCTGCATCCCAGTGGAGAAGCTGGAGGCGGACCTGATCGTCGCCATGGGCGGCCGCGCCGCCGAGGAGGTCGTGTTCGGGCCTAAGAAGGTGACGACGGGAGCGGCCAGCGATATCGCTCACGCCACCAATATCGTCACCAAGATGGTCACCGAATGGGGCATGAGCCCGGCCATCGGCATGGTTCGGGTCTCGCATTCGGGCGAGAGCCTTCCGCGCGAAGTCGAGCAGGAAATCCGCCGCATCATCGACGAGATGTATGAGGCTGCGAAGGCCTGCGTCCAGGACAACCGCGATGCGCTCGATGCCCTGACGGAGGCACTGCTCGAGCACGAGACCATCGATGGCGACGAGGTCCGCGAGATCGTCTCGCGGCAGCAGGCCCGGCTCGCGGCCTGA
- a CDS encoding sensor histidine kinase, producing MTEPLDPDVLLQRIAELERENRRLRAGPAEGADDRVAALPSEPALAGSNDNEWPRHVGEEKLRQIADHLPALVAYVDADQRYRFNNRAYETWIGRSPESLYGLHLWEAVGIPAYERTRPYVEAALAGERTAHEWWAPFRTGMRYVRSDYIPDRTDNGSIVGFYVLASDLSESKLSQAALAKSEIRLRLAIDAGRMAVWEVETATERATGSPELNRLLGFPPDASPSMEEIRERYYPGERDRIRAIVMEALARGERHIETELRIVWRDGSTHWLLLRAELQDVKDGIPDRALGVALDITEMKKAEEHQQLLINELNHRVKNTLATVQSIASQSLRNTASTSEAREAIEGRLFALSRAHDVLTRENWGGAFLREVILEAIAPFQGTGNERFEIDGPDVRLSPRIALAIAMALQELGTNAVKYGALCNETGRVAITWSMTWQANGTQLRVVWQETGGPPVVEPSRRGFGTRLIERSLAQELDGDVTIAFAPAGVVCTIDAPLSAPGEPEGRNAGA from the coding sequence ATGACTGAGCCCCTGGATCCGGATGTCCTATTGCAGAGGATTGCCGAACTGGAGCGGGAAAACCGTCGCCTTCGGGCCGGGCCGGCGGAGGGCGCCGATGACCGGGTGGCGGCCCTGCCTTCCGAACCGGCGCTTGCAGGCTCCAACGACAACGAGTGGCCACGCCATGTGGGCGAGGAGAAGCTCAGGCAGATTGCGGATCATCTGCCAGCCCTCGTCGCCTATGTGGACGCGGACCAGCGTTACCGCTTCAACAACCGCGCCTACGAGACCTGGATCGGACGCAGTCCGGAAAGCCTGTATGGGCTCCATCTGTGGGAGGCGGTCGGCATCCCGGCCTATGAACGAACGAGGCCTTATGTGGAGGCCGCTCTCGCGGGCGAGCGGACAGCGCATGAATGGTGGGCGCCCTTTCGCACGGGTATGCGCTACGTAAGGTCGGACTACATCCCCGACCGCACCGACAATGGCAGCATCGTCGGCTTCTATGTGCTCGCCTCGGATCTTTCCGAATCCAAGCTGTCGCAGGCTGCCCTTGCCAAGAGCGAAATCCGGCTGCGCCTCGCTATCGACGCCGGGCGCATGGCCGTCTGGGAAGTGGAAACCGCGACCGAAAGGGCGACGGGGTCGCCGGAGCTGAACCGGCTGCTCGGATTTCCGCCGGACGCGAGCCCGTCGATGGAGGAGATCCGCGAACGCTACTATCCGGGCGAGCGGGATCGCATCCGCGCCATTGTCATGGAGGCTCTTGCACGCGGCGAACGGCATATCGAAACGGAGCTGCGGATCGTCTGGCGCGACGGGTCCACGCATTGGCTCCTGCTCCGTGCCGAACTCCAGGACGTCAAGGACGGCATTCCGGATCGGGCCCTCGGGGTTGCGCTCGACATCACGGAGATGAAGAAGGCCGAGGAGCATCAGCAGCTTCTCATCAATGAGCTCAATCACCGTGTGAAGAACACCCTCGCAACGGTCCAATCGATCGCCTCCCAGAGCCTTCGCAATACGGCGTCGACTAGCGAGGCGCGCGAAGCGATCGAGGGGCGCCTGTTCGCACTCTCCCGGGCTCATGACGTTCTGACCCGGGAAAACTGGGGCGGCGCTTTCCTGCGCGAGGTGATTCTCGAAGCCATCGCGCCGTTCCAGGGCACTGGGAACGAACGCTTCGAGATCGACGGACCGGATGTCCGCCTGTCCCCGCGCATCGCGCTAGCCATCGCCATGGCTCTGCAGGAACTCGGGACCAACGCGGTTAAATACGGCGCATTATGCAATGAGACCGGTCGCGTCGCGATCACCTGGTCGATGACGTGGCAAGCCAATGGCACGCAGTTGCGGGTGGTCTGGCAGGAGACCGGCGGTCCGCCGGTGGTGGAGCCGAGCCGCCGGGGCTTCGGCACGCGGCTGATCGAGCGCAGCCTCGCTCAGGAACTCGACGGGGACGTGACCATCGCCTTCGCGCCCGCCGGCGTGGTCTGCACGATCGATGCGCCCCTCTCCGCCCCGGGCGAACCCGAGGGGAGAAACGCGGGGGCCTGA
- a CDS encoding HAD-IA family hydrolase, with protein sequence MKLVLFDVDGTLVDSQSIIVAAQQATFAAHGLEPPSRERALSIVGLSLAEAFTALAGPKAPVADLVATYREVSAVLRRDPAHAEPLFPGAGECIAALRGRRDVVLGIATGNSQRGVARILTSFEWHGVFASIQTADDAPSKPHPAMILQAMRETGAAPHDTVMVGDSSFDMAMARAAGVMPIGVSWGFQPAAALTEAGAGAIVHSYPELEAILHEFLDRPSQISA encoded by the coding sequence TTGAAGCTCGTTCTCTTCGATGTCGACGGCACGCTCGTCGACAGCCAAAGCATCATCGTCGCGGCCCAGCAGGCGACCTTCGCAGCCCATGGGCTGGAGCCGCCGAGCCGCGAGCGCGCCCTGTCCATCGTCGGGCTGTCGCTCGCCGAGGCCTTTACGGCGCTGGCGGGGCCGAAGGCGCCTGTCGCCGATCTGGTGGCCACCTACAGGGAGGTCTCCGCCGTCCTGCGCCGGGACCCGGCTCACGCGGAGCCGCTGTTTCCCGGCGCCGGTGAGTGCATCGCGGCGCTGCGGGGCCGGCGCGATGTGGTGCTCGGTATCGCCACCGGCAACTCACAGCGCGGCGTGGCGCGCATCCTCACCAGCTTCGAATGGCATGGAGTCTTCGCCTCGATCCAGACGGCCGACGATGCTCCCTCCAAGCCGCACCCGGCCATGATCCTGCAGGCCATGCGGGAGACGGGAGCCGCTCCCCATGACACGGTTATGGTCGGCGATTCGAGCTTCGACATGGCGATGGCGCGTGCCGCAGGGGTGATGCCCATCGGCGTGTCCTGGGGGTTCCAGCCGGCCGCCGCACTCACCGAGGCAGGGGCAGGGGCCATCGTTCATTCCTACCCGGAACTCGAGGCGATCCTGCACGAATTTCTCGACCGTCCCTCGCAGATTTCGGCCTAA
- a CDS encoding ATP12 family chaperone protein — protein sequence MTDPRDWFPSEEEPNPMRAAQAGMKPALPKRFYKEAGVEERDGRFLLTLDGRTAKTPNKQTLAVPSRALAEVLAEEWQSQGGEIDPSTMPITRIVNSAIDGVAPRQAEVVDDLVRYAGSDLVYYRAAEPERLAHAQDAAWSPVLDWAKDAHGARFVLGEGVMHVAQPEEAIAAIRRAIERIESPFALAALHVMTTLSGSVLIALAHAAQRLDADAAWAVAHVDELYQESVWGEDYEAMERRRRREAEFKAASRIFRLTAA from the coding sequence ATGACAGATCCACGTGACTGGTTCCCGTCCGAAGAGGAACCGAACCCGATGCGGGCCGCTCAGGCCGGCATGAAACCAGCCCTGCCCAAGCGCTTCTACAAGGAGGCCGGCGTCGAGGAGCGGGATGGCCGGTTCCTTCTCACCCTCGACGGGCGAACGGCGAAAACTCCCAACAAGCAGACCCTGGCCGTGCCGTCGCGGGCGCTCGCGGAGGTGCTGGCCGAGGAATGGCAGAGTCAAGGCGGCGAGATCGACCCGTCGACCATGCCGATCACGCGCATCGTCAATTCCGCCATCGATGGCGTCGCGCCGCGACAGGCCGAGGTGGTCGACGACCTCGTCCGCTATGCCGGTTCCGATCTGGTCTATTACCGGGCCGCCGAGCCGGAGCGTCTCGCGCATGCCCAGGACGCCGCCTGGAGCCCGGTTCTCGACTGGGCGAAGGATGCTCACGGCGCCCGCTTCGTCTTGGGCGAAGGCGTGATGCACGTGGCGCAGCCGGAGGAGGCGATTGCAGCGATCCGCCGGGCCATCGAGCGGATCGAATCGCCCTTCGCCCTCGCTGCTCTCCACGTCATGACGACCCTGTCCGGTTCCGTGCTGATCGCGCTTGCCCATGCCGCGCAGCGGCTCGATGCCGACGCGGCCTGGGCGGTCGCCCATGTGGACGAGCTTTATCAGGAGAGCGTCTGGGGCGAGGATTATGAAGCCATGGAGCGCCGCCGCCGCCGCGAGGCCGAGTTCAAGGCTGCGTCCCGGATCTTCCGCCTGACTGCGGCATGA
- a CDS encoding acyl-CoA carboxylase subunit beta, translating to MKDMLERLEERRAQARLGGGEKRIEAQHGRGKLTARERIELLLDRSSFEEFDMFVEHRSSDFGMKKVKIPGDGVVTGWGTVNGRTVFVFAKDFTVFGGSLSEAHAQKIIKIQDMALKMRAPIVGLFDAGGARIQEGVAALGGYGEVFKRNVIASGVIPQISVIMGPCAGGDVYSPAMTDFIFMVRDRSYMFVTGPEVVKTVTNETVTSEELGGAKVHTTKSSVADGAYDNDVEALLQVRRLIDFLPANNMDGVPEIPSLDDPNRTDDSLDTLIPDNPNKPYDMKELILKVVDEGDFFEIQEAYAKNIITGFGRIEGHTVGFVANQPMVLAGVLDSDASRKAARFVRFCDAFNIPIVTFEDVPGFLPGTAQEYGGLIKHGAKLLFAYSEATVPLVTVITRKAFGGAYDVMASKHIGGDVNYAWPTAQIAVMGAKGAVEIIFRGDIGDAEKIAARTKEYEDRFMSPFVAAERGYVDEVIMPHSTRRRIARALAMLRHKETERPWKKHDNIPL from the coding sequence ATGAAAGATATGCTCGAACGGCTCGAAGAGCGGCGCGCCCAGGCTCGCCTCGGCGGTGGCGAGAAGCGCATCGAGGCGCAGCACGGCCGCGGCAAGCTGACGGCCCGCGAGCGCATCGAGCTTCTGCTCGACAGGAGTTCCTTCGAGGAGTTCGACATGTTCGTCGAGCACCGCTCGAGCGATTTCGGCATGAAGAAGGTCAAGATCCCCGGCGACGGGGTCGTCACCGGCTGGGGCACCGTCAACGGCCGCACGGTCTTCGTCTTCGCCAAGGACTTCACCGTGTTCGGCGGCTCGCTGTCCGAGGCGCACGCCCAGAAGATCATCAAGATCCAAGACATGGCGCTCAAGATGCGCGCTCCCATCGTCGGCCTGTTCGATGCCGGCGGCGCCCGCATCCAGGAGGGCGTGGCAGCGCTCGGCGGCTACGGCGAGGTGTTCAAGCGCAACGTGATCGCCTCGGGCGTGATTCCGCAGATCTCGGTGATTATGGGCCCCTGCGCCGGCGGCGACGTCTATTCGCCGGCGATGACCGACTTCATCTTCATGGTGCGCGACCGTTCCTACATGTTCGTCACCGGTCCCGAGGTGGTGAAGACCGTCACCAACGAGACCGTGACCTCGGAGGAGCTCGGCGGCGCCAAGGTCCACACCACCAAATCTTCGGTGGCCGATGGCGCTTACGACAACGATGTGGAGGCATTGCTGCAGGTGCGCCGCCTCATCGACTTCCTGCCCGCCAACAACATGGACGGCGTGCCGGAGATCCCGAGCCTCGACGATCCCAACCGCACGGACGACAGCCTCGATACGCTGATTCCCGACAACCCGAACAAGCCCTACGACATGAAGGAGCTGATCCTGAAGGTTGTGGACGAGGGCGATTTCTTCGAGATCCAGGAAGCTTACGCCAAGAACATCATCACCGGCTTCGGGCGCATCGAAGGCCACACCGTGGGCTTCGTCGCCAATCAGCCGATGGTGCTGGCCGGCGTGCTCGACTCGGACGCCTCGCGCAAGGCAGCGCGCTTCGTGCGCTTCTGCGATGCCTTCAACATCCCGATCGTCACCTTCGAAGACGTGCCGGGCTTCCTGCCGGGCACGGCGCAGGAATATGGCGGCCTGATCAAGCATGGCGCCAAGCTGCTCTTCGCCTATTCCGAAGCCACTGTGCCGCTGGTGACGGTGATCACGCGAAAAGCTTTCGGCGGAGCCTATGACGTGATGGCCTCGAAGCATATCGGCGGCGACGTCAACTACGCCTGGCCGACCGCGCAGATCGCCGTGATGGGCGCCAAGGGCGCGGTGGAAATCATCTTCCGAGGCGACATCGGCGATGCGGAGAAAATCGCAGCGCGCACGAAGGAATACGAAGACCGCTTCATGTCGCCATTCGTGGCGGCCGAGCGCGGCTATGTCGACGAAGTGATCATGCCGCATTCCACCCGCCGGCGGATCGCGCGGGCGCTGGCGATGCTGCGCCACAAGGAAACCGAGCGGCCCTGGAAGAAGCACGACAACATTCCGCTGTAA
- a CDS encoding OpgC family protein: MHASGGRNTVIDFWRGLVLVIIFVNHVPGNILEHLTPRNYGFSDAAEAFVFISGLSVALVYFPKLAQSGMLDIVRRCFRRSLELYRMHLIMTGAAIALFSVGYVISDDIMMIEAHGRSAVFEDTARGVTGVLLLGHQLGYFNILPLYIALMLWAPVAMILLRIHVALAAAVSIGVYLLARADVLALPSWPEPGRWFFNPFAWQLLFTLGIFAGPLLSRLRSIPYWRPAFISSIVLLVASFVIMMNGFGLAPNLLWGAFNTVDLVKSDLGLGRMLHFLALAYVVTQLRFGHVLQGTAIGAEMMRLGRYSLPVFAAGSILSALGEVTMTLAAVKSSASPHIFGMVFTVFGILGLLLLARYLEWKKKGSTAPRSERVGKSGLVSVSSGRLPH; encoded by the coding sequence ATGCACGCCTCGGGAGGCCGCAACACCGTGATCGATTTTTGGCGAGGGCTCGTGCTCGTCATTATTTTCGTGAACCATGTTCCAGGCAACATTCTAGAGCATCTGACCCCGCGCAATTACGGCTTCTCCGATGCAGCAGAGGCTTTCGTCTTCATCTCCGGCCTGTCGGTTGCACTCGTCTATTTTCCGAAGCTGGCTCAAAGCGGCATGCTCGATATTGTCAGGCGATGCTTCCGGCGCTCGCTCGAGCTCTATCGCATGCACCTGATCATGACCGGTGCTGCCATCGCGTTGTTCTCGGTCGGCTACGTGATCAGCGACGACATCATGATGATCGAGGCTCACGGCCGCAGCGCCGTGTTCGAGGATACGGCGCGCGGCGTCACCGGTGTTCTCCTACTCGGACACCAGCTCGGCTATTTCAATATTCTCCCTCTCTACATCGCTCTCATGCTCTGGGCTCCGGTGGCCATGATCCTGCTGCGGATCCACGTGGCCCTGGCGGCTGCCGTGTCGATCGGGGTCTATCTGCTCGCCCGTGCGGACGTGCTGGCCTTGCCAAGCTGGCCCGAGCCGGGGAGGTGGTTCTTCAATCCCTTCGCGTGGCAGCTGCTGTTCACGCTCGGCATCTTTGCAGGACCGCTCCTCTCGCGACTGAGGAGCATTCCTTATTGGCGTCCGGCATTCATCAGCTCGATTGTCCTCCTAGTCGCCTCTTTCGTCATCATGATGAATGGGTTCGGCCTGGCGCCGAACCTGCTCTGGGGCGCCTTCAACACGGTCGATCTCGTCAAGAGCGACCTCGGCCTCGGCCGCATGCTTCACTTCCTGGCCCTGGCTTACGTGGTCACGCAGCTTCGCTTTGGGCATGTCCTGCAGGGAACCGCCATCGGGGCGGAGATGATGCGCCTCGGGCGCTACTCCCTGCCGGTCTTCGCCGCAGGCTCCATCCTGAGCGCGCTCGGGGAGGTCACAATGACGCTCGCGGCGGTGAAGTCCTCTGCTAGTCCCCATATCTTCGGTATGGTATTCACGGTGTTCGGTATCCTCGGACTCCTCCTACTGGCACGATATCTCGAATGGAAAAAGAAGGGCTCGACCGCTCCCCGATCGGAGCGGGTCGGAAAATCTGGCCTCGTGTCGGTATCGTCCGGGCGGCTTCCGCACTAG
- a CDS encoding SGNH/GDSL hydrolase family protein has translation MEKEGLDRSPIGAGRKIWPRVGIVRAASALASILLVGIGGPAFAQDAVCHASKPTFSSPVKLEGVALRLRRHEPVRILAIGSSSTEGIGASSPAFSYPAQLQADLIQAWNGTVTVENAGKGGETITETIGRLEAALKASKPDLVIWQVGTNDAVKGGDEAGFSALLQQGIDAAQVLGVEVILVDQQYYPAIKDLGRYERFVSLVGATAAAEQVPVFSRYKLMKAWSERSSDILGSMLSGDGFHMGDRGYDCLAQLIADGLHYPMAVSEIAPGMAVTVAAQP, from the coding sequence ATGGAAAAAGAAGGGCTCGACCGCTCCCCGATCGGAGCGGGTCGGAAAATCTGGCCTCGTGTCGGTATCGTCCGGGCGGCTTCCGCACTAGCGTCTATTCTCCTCGTCGGCATCGGCGGCCCTGCATTCGCGCAGGATGCCGTCTGCCATGCGTCCAAGCCGACCTTCTCGTCTCCGGTGAAGCTTGAGGGCGTCGCATTGCGGCTCAGGCGGCATGAGCCGGTGCGCATCCTCGCCATCGGATCCTCGTCGACCGAGGGGATCGGAGCCTCTTCCCCGGCTTTCTCCTACCCGGCCCAGCTCCAGGCTGACCTCATTCAGGCGTGGAACGGCACCGTCACCGTCGAAAATGCGGGCAAGGGTGGTGAGACGATCACGGAGACCATCGGGCGTCTCGAAGCGGCCTTGAAGGCCAGCAAGCCGGACCTCGTCATCTGGCAGGTCGGCACGAACGATGCCGTCAAGGGAGGCGACGAGGCCGGGTTCTCGGCGCTCCTGCAACAGGGAATCGATGCCGCGCAGGTGCTCGGCGTCGAGGTCATCCTCGTCGATCAGCAATATTATCCGGCAATCAAGGATCTCGGCCGCTACGAGCGGTTCGTAAGCCTCGTCGGTGCGACAGCTGCTGCCGAGCAGGTGCCGGTCTTTTCGCGCTACAAGCTGATGAAGGCTTGGAGCGAGCGTTCGTCGGATATCCTCGGCTCGATGCTGTCGGGCGACGGGTTCCATATGGGCGATCGCGGCTACGATTGCCTTGCGCAGCTCATTGCCGACGGCCTCCATTATCCGATGGCCGTGTCCGAGATCGCGCCCGGCATGGCCGTTACTGTCGCTGCGCAGCCCTGA
- a CDS encoding PLP-dependent cysteine synthase family protein has translation MITPCDRSWVSTAIQTIEADFNRSSDTHLLRVPLPAAPGVELYLKDESTHPSGSLKHRLARSLFLYGLCNGWIGQETTIVEASSGSTAVSEAYFARMLGLRFIAVMPRSTSAEKIAQIAFYGGESHFVDSPAEMYAESARLAEELGGHYMDQFTYAERATDWRGNNNIAESIFSQMSHEEHPVPSWIVVGAGTGGTSATLGRYIRYRRLPTRLCLADPEASVFHRHLADRAVCSVSGPPSVVEGIGRPRCEPSFVPELIDRAYAVPDAASIATARVLSRRIGRSCGGSTGTNLWAVAQIVGEMVQKGETGSVVMLLCDSGERYRSTHFDDAWLASRGIDIKPAEEAMERFFETGILRIGR, from the coding sequence ATGATCACCCCATGCGACCGCTCCTGGGTTTCCACCGCCATCCAGACCATCGAGGCGGATTTCAACCGCTCGTCGGATACGCATCTTCTGCGGGTACCGCTCCCGGCGGCGCCGGGCGTCGAGCTTTACCTCAAGGATGAATCGACCCATCCCTCGGGCAGCCTGAAGCACCGGCTGGCGCGGTCGCTGTTTCTCTACGGGCTCTGCAACGGCTGGATCGGGCAGGAGACGACCATCGTCGAGGCTTCCAGCGGCTCGACCGCCGTGTCGGAAGCCTATTTCGCCCGGATGCTGGGCCTGCGCTTCATCGCAGTGATGCCGCGTTCCACCTCAGCGGAAAAGATCGCGCAGATCGCCTTCTATGGCGGCGAGAGCCATTTCGTGGATTCCCCGGCCGAGATGTACGCGGAAAGCGCGCGCCTAGCCGAGGAACTCGGCGGTCATTACATGGACCAGTTCACCTATGCCGAGAGGGCAACGGACTGGCGCGGCAACAACAACATCGCCGAATCGATCTTCAGCCAGATGTCCCATGAGGAGCATCCGGTCCCGAGCTGGATCGTGGTGGGGGCGGGAACCGGCGGCACCTCGGCGACGCTCGGGCGCTACATCCGCTACCGCCGCCTGCCGACCCGGCTATGCCTCGCCGATCCGGAGGCCTCGGTGTTCCATCGCCATCTGGCGGATCGGGCCGTCTGCAGCGTCTCAGGGCCGCCCTCCGTGGTCGAGGGTATCGGTCGCCCGCGCTGCGAGCCGTCCTTCGTGCCGGAACTGATCGATCGCGCCTATGCGGTGCCCGATGCGGCGAGCATCGCTACAGCACGCGTCCTTTCCCGCCGCATCGGCCGCTCCTGCGGCGGCTCCACGGGGACGAACCTCTGGGCGGTGGCGCAGATCGTCGGCGAGATGGTGCAAAAAGGCGAGACAGGATCCGTCGTGATGCTTCTGTGCGATTCAGGCGAACGCTACCGCAGCACGCATTTCGACGATGCTTGGCTTGCCTCTCGCGGGATTGACATCAAGCCGGCCGAGGAGGCGATGGAGCGGTTCTTCGAGACGGGGATTTTGAGGATCGGCCGATAA